From a single Micromonospora sp. WMMD1102 genomic region:
- a CDS encoding ABC transporter permease — protein sequence MTITERARKKAEKLDRLGELSAARDEERGVSLWKEAFRRLRRNPAAIVGSVVLGIFLLVAIVGPFLVPYGPTDTIGIREGLVKSGQGIIPGPTGDHWLGFDHQGRDEFSRLIVGARQTLLVGVVSTLIGLAVGALIGGVAGAAAGLGGRWGRWVDTTLMRIVDMMLALPSLLLAVSIAALLGASLTTVMIAVGVVSVPVFARLLRGAMIAQANSDYVLAATSLGVRRSKIAISHVLPNSLAPVIVQATLTLATAIIEAAALSFLGLGNPDTAIPEWGVMLADAQSYLGIRPALAIYPAVAIIITALGFTLLGEAMREALDPKLRK from the coding sequence GTGACGATCACCGAACGGGCCCGGAAGAAGGCCGAGAAGCTCGATCGGCTCGGCGAACTCTCCGCCGCCCGGGACGAGGAGCGCGGCGTCAGCCTCTGGAAGGAGGCGTTCCGCCGGCTCCGGCGCAACCCGGCGGCCATCGTCGGCAGCGTCGTACTCGGCATCTTCCTGCTGGTCGCCATCGTCGGGCCGTTCCTGGTGCCGTACGGGCCGACCGACACGATCGGGATCAGGGAGGGTCTGGTCAAGTCGGGCCAGGGCATCATCCCGGGCCCGACCGGCGACCACTGGCTCGGCTTCGACCACCAGGGGCGGGACGAGTTCAGCCGGCTGATCGTCGGCGCCCGGCAGACCCTGCTGGTCGGCGTGGTCTCCACGCTCATCGGCCTGGCCGTCGGCGCCCTGATCGGCGGGGTGGCCGGTGCCGCCGCCGGGCTCGGCGGGCGCTGGGGGCGCTGGGTCGACACCACCCTGATGCGGATCGTCGACATGATGCTGGCGCTGCCCAGCCTGCTGCTCGCGGTGAGCATCGCGGCGCTGCTCGGGGCCAGCCTCACCACAGTGATGATCGCGGTCGGCGTGGTCTCGGTGCCGGTCTTCGCCCGGTTGCTGCGCGGCGCGATGATCGCCCAGGCGAACAGCGACTACGTGCTCGCCGCGACCTCGCTGGGGGTACGCCGCTCGAAGATCGCGATCAGCCACGTGCTGCCGAACTCGCTGGCCCCGGTCATCGTGCAGGCCACCCTGACCCTGGCCACCGCGATCATCGAGGCGGCGGCGCTCTCCTTCCTCGGCCTCGGCAACCCGGACACGGCGATACCCGAGTGGGGTGTGATGCTCGCCGACGCGCAGTCGTACCTGGGCATCCGGCCGGCGCTGGCGATCTATCCGGCGGTGGCGATCATCATCACCGCGCTGGGCTTCACCCTGCTCGGTGAGGCGATGCGCGAGGCCCTCGACCCGAAGCTGCGGAAGTGA
- a CDS encoding YbaB/EbfC family nucleoid-associated protein: MQQMMKQAQKMQQQLAAAQAELAEAELTGTAGGGLVTVTISGAGEVKAIKIDPRAVDPEDVETLEDLVLAAVHNAHDEVRKLTEEKMGPVTGGMGGLGLPGF, encoded by the coding sequence CTGCAGCAGATGATGAAGCAGGCGCAGAAGATGCAGCAGCAGCTCGCCGCCGCACAGGCCGAGCTGGCCGAGGCGGAGCTGACCGGCACCGCCGGCGGTGGCCTGGTCACCGTGACCATCTCCGGTGCCGGCGAGGTGAAGGCCATCAAGATCGACCCCAGGGCGGTCGACCCGGAGGACGTCGAGACCCTGGAAGACCTCGTACTGGCCGCCGTGCACAACGCCCACGACGAGGTGCGCAAGCTGACCGAGGAGAAGATGGGTCCGGTCACCGGCGGCATGGGCGGCCTCGGCCTGCCCGGTTTCTGA
- the recR gene encoding recombination mediator RecR: MYEGAIQDLIDELGRLPGVGPKSAQRIAFHVLSADPADVTRLATALRRVKELVRFCTVCYNVAESEQCRVCRDPRRSEEVLCVVEEPKDVVAIERTGEFRGRYHVLGGAINPLEGIGPDNLRIRELLARLGTGAVRELILATDPNTEGEATATYLALMVKPMGIAVTRLASGLPVGGDLEYADEITLGRAFEGRRAV, translated from the coding sequence ATGTACGAGGGTGCCATCCAGGATCTGATCGACGAGTTGGGCCGGCTTCCCGGAGTGGGCCCGAAGAGCGCCCAGCGGATCGCGTTCCACGTGCTCTCGGCCGACCCGGCCGACGTCACCCGGCTGGCCACCGCGCTGCGCCGGGTCAAGGAGCTGGTGCGGTTCTGCACCGTCTGCTACAACGTCGCCGAGTCCGAGCAGTGCCGGGTCTGCCGCGACCCACGCCGGAGCGAAGAGGTGCTCTGCGTGGTCGAGGAGCCGAAGGACGTGGTGGCGATCGAGCGGACCGGCGAGTTCCGTGGCCGCTACCACGTGCTCGGCGGCGCGATCAATCCGCTGGAGGGCATCGGCCCGGACAACCTGCGGATCCGGGAACTGCTGGCCCGGCTCGGCACCGGCGCGGTGCGCGAGCTGATCCTGGCCACCGACCCGAACACCGAGGGTGAGGCCACCGCCACCTACCTGGCCCTGATGGTCAAGCCGATGGGCATCGCGGTGACCCGGCTCGCCAGTGGCCTGCCGGTCGGCGGCGACCTGGAGTACGCCGACGAGATCACCCTCGGCCGGGCCTTCGAGGGCCGCCGCGCCGTCTGA
- a CDS encoding ABC transporter permease, which translates to MFRFIVRRLLQLIPALFGLSVLLFIWLHRLPGGPETAILGERGTPEMRAAIRENLGLDEPILVQYGRFMSRMFRLDLGTSISTRREVTTEFLQRFPGTVELAATAMIIAIAVGIPLGYLAARRRGRLLDHVSVAGSLIGVCIPVFFLAYVLKAIFAENLNLFPASGRQDPTIDATRITNFFVLDGLMTREWDAAADALWHLVLPGLALASIPLAIIVRITRASVLEVLGEDFVRTAEAKGLTERVVRQRHVLRNAMLPVATSIGLLTGGLLSGAVLTETVFAFSGIGAFIADSIGQRDYPVLMGFIMIIAVVFVLVNLLVDLSYSLIDPRVRVR; encoded by the coding sequence GTGTTCCGGTTCATCGTCAGACGCCTGTTGCAGCTGATACCCGCGCTGTTCGGGCTCTCCGTCCTGTTGTTCATCTGGTTGCACCGGCTGCCCGGCGGTCCGGAGACCGCGATCCTCGGCGAGCGCGGCACCCCGGAGATGCGCGCCGCGATCCGGGAGAACCTCGGGCTGGACGAGCCGATCCTGGTGCAGTACGGCCGGTTCATGTCCCGCATGTTCCGGCTCGACCTGGGCACCTCGATCTCCACCCGGCGTGAGGTGACCACCGAGTTCCTGCAACGCTTCCCGGGTACCGTCGAACTGGCCGCCACCGCGATGATCATCGCGATCGCCGTCGGCATCCCGCTCGGCTACCTCGCCGCCCGCCGCCGCGGCCGGCTCCTCGACCACGTCTCGGTCGCCGGATCCCTGATCGGGGTCTGCATCCCGGTCTTCTTCCTGGCGTACGTGCTGAAGGCGATCTTCGCCGAGAACCTGAACCTCTTCCCGGCAAGCGGCCGGCAGGACCCGACGATCGACGCGACCCGGATAACCAACTTCTTCGTCCTGGACGGGTTGATGACCCGCGAGTGGGACGCCGCCGCCGACGCGCTCTGGCACCTCGTGCTTCCCGGCCTCGCCCTGGCCAGCATCCCGTTGGCGATCATCGTCCGGATCACCCGGGCCAGCGTGCTGGAGGTGCTCGGCGAGGACTTCGTCCGGACCGCCGAGGCGAAGGGCCTGACCGAGCGGGTGGTACGCCAGCGGCACGTGCTGCGCAACGCCATGCTGCCGGTGGCCACCTCGATCGGCCTGCTCACCGGCGGCCTGCTCTCCGGCGCGGTGCTCACCGAGACGGTCTTCGCGTTCAGCGGCATCGGGGCGTTCATCGCCGACTCGATCGGTCAGCGGGACTATCCGGTGCTGATGGGCTTCATCATGATCATCGCCGTGGTCTTCGTCCTTGTGAACCTGCTGGTCGACCTCTCCTACAGCCTGATCGACCCGAGGGTGAGGGTCCGATGA
- a CDS encoding ABC transporter substrate-binding protein produces the protein MRAPRPKVAIAAVAVAALAVAGCAESDRGDSGASQKDTLVFGVAGDPKVLDPSLASDGESLRVARQVFETLVRPEEGGTKITPGLAESWTPDATGTVWTFKLRSGVKFHDGTDFNAEAVCVNFNRWFNAKGLMQSPDVTPYWQDVMGGFAANERDDLPESLFKSCTAKDATTVDLAFSRVSSKVPAALMLPSFSIHSPKALEQYQASNIGGSADNIQYPSYAMEHPTGTGPFKFKSWDVANKTLTLERNDEYTGDQKAKLKTLIFKTISDENARKQALRSGDIQGYDLVGPADVEPLKGEGFNMLTRPAFNILYLAINQKGGNPKLADPKVRQAIAYALNRQALVDSKLPPGAKVATQFMPDTVEGWNPQVTTYEYNPEKAKQLLAEAGASNLTLRFHYPTEVTRPYMPNPKDLFELLSADLQAAGIKVQPIPLKWTPDYLNAVSTGTAHDLHFLGWTGDYGDGYNFIGTMFDRQKPEWGFNNPELFELFKQADTTADATARYELYKQLNAKIMEFLPGVPVSHSPPAIVFGKDVTGVKASPLTDERFATAEFKS, from the coding sequence ATGCGTGCACCAAGGCCGAAGGTCGCCATCGCGGCCGTAGCGGTCGCGGCCCTCGCGGTAGCCGGCTGTGCCGAGAGCGACCGCGGCGATTCGGGCGCAAGCCAGAAGGACACACTGGTCTTCGGCGTGGCCGGTGACCCGAAGGTGCTCGACCCCAGCCTGGCCAGCGACGGTGAGTCGCTGCGGGTCGCCCGTCAGGTCTTCGAGACGCTGGTCCGCCCCGAGGAGGGCGGCACCAAGATCACGCCGGGCCTGGCCGAGAGCTGGACCCCGGACGCCACCGGCACCGTCTGGACCTTCAAGCTCCGCTCGGGGGTGAAGTTCCACGACGGTACGGACTTCAACGCCGAGGCGGTCTGCGTCAACTTCAACCGCTGGTTCAACGCCAAGGGCCTGATGCAGAGCCCCGACGTCACGCCGTACTGGCAGGACGTGATGGGTGGCTTCGCCGCCAACGAGCGGGACGACCTGCCGGAGAGCCTCTTCAAGTCCTGCACGGCGAAGGACGCGACCACCGTCGACCTCGCCTTCAGCCGCGTCTCCAGCAAGGTCCCGGCCGCGCTGATGCTGCCCTCGTTCTCCATCCACAGCCCGAAGGCGCTGGAGCAGTACCAGGCCAGCAACATCGGCGGTAGCGCGGACAACATCCAGTACCCGTCGTACGCGATGGAGCACCCGACCGGCACCGGGCCGTTCAAGTTCAAGTCCTGGGACGTCGCCAACAAGACGCTGACCCTGGAGCGGAACGACGAGTACACCGGCGACCAGAAGGCCAAGCTGAAGACCCTGATCTTCAAGACGATCTCGGACGAGAACGCCCGGAAGCAGGCGCTGCGCTCCGGCGACATCCAGGGCTACGACCTGGTCGGTCCGGCGGACGTCGAGCCGTTGAAGGGCGAGGGCTTCAACATGCTCACCCGCCCGGCGTTCAACATCCTCTACCTGGCGATCAACCAGAAGGGCGGCAACCCGAAGCTCGCCGACCCGAAGGTCCGGCAGGCGATCGCGTACGCGCTGAACCGGCAGGCGCTCGTCGACTCGAAGCTGCCCCCGGGCGCCAAGGTCGCCACCCAGTTCATGCCGGACACCGTCGAGGGCTGGAACCCGCAGGTCACCACCTACGAGTACAACCCGGAGAAGGCCAAGCAGCTGCTCGCCGAGGCGGGTGCCAGCAACCTGACGCTGCGCTTCCACTACCCGACCGAGGTCACCCGGCCGTACATGCCGAACCCGAAGGACCTCTTCGAGCTGCTCTCGGCGGACCTCCAGGCGGCCGGCATCAAGGTCCAGCCGATCCCGCTGAAGTGGACCCCGGACTACCTCAACGCGGTAAGCACCGGCACCGCCCACGACCTGCACTTCCTGGGCTGGACCGGTGACTACGGCGACGGCTACAACTTCATCGGCACCATGTTCGACCGGCAGAAGCCGGAGTGGGGCTTCAACAACCCCGAGCTGTTCGAGCTGTTCAAGCAGGCCGACACCACGGCGGACGCCACCGCCCGGTACGAGCTCTACAAGCAGCTCAACGCGAAGATCATGGAGTTCCTGCCGGGTGTGCCGGTCTCGCACTCGCCGCCGGCGATCGTGTTCGGCAAGGACGTGACCGGCGTCAAGGCCAGCCCGCTCACCGACGAGCGGTTCGCCACCGCCGAGTTCAAGTCCTGA
- a CDS encoding ABC transporter ATP-binding protein gives MALLEVEDLSVTFRQRGKRTVRAVDGVSFSVDAGEVVGLVGESGCGKSVTSLALMGLLPRQPGISVEGRADFDGTDLLRVDRRTMRDIRGRDVAMIFQDPLSSLNPVIPVGRQVTEVLARHRGLGGDAARKEAAELLDRVGIPDPHRRLREYPHQLSGGMRQRALIAIAVACQPRLLIADEPTTALDVTIQAQILELLKDLVRDSGTALVMITHDLGVVAGMCDTVNVLYAGRVVETARRKPLFAEPRHPYTVGLLGSIPRLDAGRGDRLSPIPGSVRDVLPWADGCAFAPRCDRQVEACLGQPPQLALTHTDRTYRCVNPVPPVGSAPPPPASPTAPEPAAEGTVPAQATATGTRPAPGQEQPATAEEWGTPPAPREEESA, from the coding sequence ATGGCACTGCTTGAGGTGGAGGACCTCTCCGTCACGTTCCGGCAGCGCGGCAAGCGTACGGTCCGGGCGGTCGACGGGGTGTCGTTCTCGGTGGACGCCGGCGAGGTGGTCGGCCTGGTCGGCGAGTCCGGCTGCGGCAAGAGCGTGACCTCGCTGGCCCTGATGGGACTGCTGCCCCGGCAGCCCGGCATCTCGGTCGAGGGCCGGGCCGACTTCGACGGCACCGACCTGCTCCGGGTGGACCGGCGGACGATGCGGGACATCCGGGGCCGGGACGTCGCGATGATCTTCCAGGACCCGCTCTCCTCGCTGAACCCGGTGATCCCGGTCGGCCGCCAGGTGACCGAGGTACTCGCCCGGCACCGGGGACTGGGCGGCGACGCGGCCCGCAAGGAGGCCGCCGAACTGCTGGACCGGGTCGGCATCCCGGACCCGCACCGGCGGCTGCGGGAATACCCGCACCAGCTCTCCGGCGGGATGCGGCAGCGGGCGCTCATCGCGATCGCGGTCGCCTGCCAGCCCCGGCTGCTGATCGCCGACGAGCCGACCACGGCGCTGGACGTGACCATCCAGGCGCAGATCCTGGAACTGCTCAAGGACCTGGTACGCGACTCCGGCACCGCACTCGTGATGATCACGCACGACCTGGGCGTGGTCGCCGGGATGTGCGACACGGTGAACGTGCTGTACGCCGGACGGGTGGTGGAGACCGCCCGCCGCAAGCCGCTCTTCGCCGAGCCGAGGCACCCGTACACGGTGGGGTTGCTCGGCTCGATCCCCCGGCTGGACGCCGGCCGGGGCGACCGGCTCTCGCCGATCCCCGGCTCGGTCCGGGACGTGCTGCCCTGGGCGGACGGCTGTGCCTTCGCGCCGCGCTGCGACCGGCAGGTCGAGGCGTGCCTCGGCCAGCCGCCGCAGCTCGCGCTCACGCACACCGACCGGACGTACCGGTGCGTCAACCCGGTGCCGCCGGTCGGCTCGGCTCCGCCCCCGCCCGCCTCGCCGACCGCGCCGGAGCCGGCAGCGGAGGGGACCGTCCCGGCCCAGGCGACGGCGACCGGTACCCGGCCGGCACCGGGACAGGAGCAGCCGGCAACGGCGGAGGAGTGGGGCACCCCGCCCGCCCCGCGCGAGGAGGAGTCGGCATGA
- a CDS encoding RDD family protein, protein MNYASWGPRAGAYIIDFLIVTPFSILAVVLGGPGVDAETGQATGPGPLYWVFIVLGIAVSGYNRWYLAGKTGQSWGKKALGIQLVGDASGQPIGFGMAFVRDLAHFVDGIICYIGYLWPLWDAKKQTLADKIVKTVVVR, encoded by the coding sequence TTGAACTACGCCAGTTGGGGCCCCAGGGCGGGCGCCTACATCATCGACTTCCTGATCGTCACGCCGTTCAGCATCCTCGCCGTCGTCCTTGGCGGGCCGGGCGTGGACGCGGAGACCGGCCAGGCGACCGGTCCGGGCCCGCTCTACTGGGTCTTCATCGTGCTCGGGATCGCGGTCAGTGGTTACAACCGGTGGTACCTGGCCGGCAAGACCGGGCAGAGCTGGGGCAAGAAGGCACTCGGCATCCAGTTGGTCGGCGACGCCAGCGGTCAGCCGATCGGCTTCGGCATGGCCTTCGTGCGGGACCTGGCGCACTTCGTCGACGGCATCATCTGCTACATCGGTTACCTCTGGCCGCTCTGGGACGCCAAGAAGCAGACGCTGGCCGACAAGATCGTGAAGACCGTCGTCGTACGCTGA
- a CDS encoding DNA polymerase III subunit gamma and tau, with amino-acid sequence MALALYRKYRPRTFAEVIGQDHVTEPLSQALRSGRLNHAYLFSGPRGCGKTSSARILARSLNCEQGPTPEPCGVCDSCKSLAADGAGSIDVIEIDAASHGGVDDARELRERAFFAPASSRFKIYVIDEAHMVSTQGFNALLKLVEEPPEYVKFIFATTEPEKVLGTIKSRTHHYPFRLIPPGVLRPYLEQLASAEGVKIEPSVFPLVVRAGGGSARDSLSVLDQLIAGAGPEGVSYARAVALLGVTDAALIDEMCDALAAGDGAAAYATIDRVAEAGHDPRRFASDLLERLRDLIVLRQVPDAVAKGLIDGPADQIERMAAQAERLGPATLSRCADIVHNGLVEMRGTTAPRLLLELICARMLLPGAEDSTGSLLQRLERMERRLTLSGDATPAAAPIRPAAVDPGPPAATTSAPSAPASAAPVAPPQGVRESTAPRPGHAPAAPGPGPASAAPVVEPPTAVQPPARRPVPPEAVMPDPATPDPMPTGAGPTGELDAAAVRRVWGEVVGMVNRSNKRIAALMRDAVVRDLDGDTLVLTVKSPVLAQMLANASGVLTDALYEELGGRWQIRCEVAGEQRAPASATPPRQPTGPANSGPVSNGPVNSGPVNSGPATDGPATDGPSGGASPRGGVNGSAPSGGGRGATGGRERSTGSGGGGGAGRAGSGSSGAGGGSSSAGGGSPSSADDDDWPEPARPGGAASSGSAPGGAADDDWPEPTPPGGTAPASTTPAASPLGGGTHATAVAGDRNSTGPNGSGAQKASGTSTSGGAGGAAVSAGLAAARAAAAGRGPKPAPAAERTADSDWAGEPPYDPDYDGPRAQTGNGHDGPRASTGIGHDGPRASTGIGYEGFDPGDEPLDEVIDERTARQTSEQQAVQLLQQTLGAERIGEVDLK; translated from the coding sequence GTGGCACTGGCGCTCTACCGCAAGTACCGGCCCCGCACGTTCGCCGAGGTGATCGGCCAGGACCACGTCACCGAGCCACTGTCCCAGGCGCTGCGCAGCGGCCGGCTCAACCACGCGTACCTCTTCTCCGGCCCCCGTGGTTGCGGCAAGACGTCCAGCGCCCGGATCCTGGCCCGTTCGCTCAACTGCGAGCAGGGGCCGACCCCGGAGCCGTGCGGCGTCTGCGACTCCTGCAAGAGCCTGGCCGCCGACGGCGCCGGCTCGATCGACGTGATCGAGATCGACGCGGCCAGCCACGGTGGCGTGGACGACGCCCGCGAGCTGCGCGAACGCGCCTTCTTCGCGCCGGCCAGCAGCCGCTTCAAGATCTATGTGATCGACGAGGCCCACATGGTCTCGACCCAGGGCTTCAACGCCCTGCTCAAGCTGGTCGAGGAGCCGCCGGAGTACGTCAAGTTCATCTTCGCCACCACCGAGCCGGAGAAGGTCCTCGGCACGATCAAGTCGCGGACCCACCACTACCCGTTCCGGCTGATCCCGCCGGGAGTGCTCCGCCCCTACCTGGAGCAGCTCGCCTCGGCCGAGGGCGTCAAGATCGAACCGTCCGTCTTCCCGCTCGTCGTCCGGGCCGGCGGCGGCAGCGCCCGGGACTCGCTCTCGGTGCTCGACCAGCTCATCGCCGGTGCCGGCCCCGAGGGGGTCAGCTACGCCCGCGCGGTGGCCCTGCTCGGGGTGACCGACGCCGCGCTGATCGACGAGATGTGTGACGCGCTGGCCGCCGGGGACGGCGCCGCCGCATACGCCACCATCGACCGGGTCGCCGAGGCCGGGCACGACCCGCGCCGGTTCGCCTCCGACCTGCTCGAACGGCTCCGTGACCTGATCGTCCTGCGTCAGGTGCCGGACGCGGTCGCCAAGGGCCTGATCGACGGCCCGGCCGACCAGATCGAGCGGATGGCCGCCCAGGCCGAACGGCTCGGCCCGGCCACGCTGTCCCGGTGTGCCGACATCGTGCACAACGGCCTGGTCGAGATGCGCGGCACCACCGCCCCCCGGCTGCTGCTCGAACTGATCTGCGCCCGGATGCTGCTGCCCGGTGCCGAGGACTCCACCGGCAGCCTGCTGCAACGCCTCGAACGCATGGAGCGCCGGCTCACCCTCTCCGGCGACGCGACCCCGGCCGCCGCGCCGATCCGCCCGGCCGCCGTCGACCCGGGCCCGCCCGCCGCGACCACCTCCGCACCATCGGCCCCCGCCAGCGCCGCGCCGGTCGCTCCCCCTCAGGGAGTACGCGAAAGCACCGCACCCAGGCCTGGCCACGCGCCGGCCGCACCCGGCCCCGGCCCGGCGTCCGCCGCACCGGTTGTGGAGCCACCGACCGCCGTGCAGCCACCGGCCCGACGTCCGGTGCCGCCGGAGGCGGTGATGCCCGACCCGGCCACCCCGGATCCGATGCCGACAGGTGCCGGACCGACCGGCGAACTCGACGCCGCCGCCGTACGCCGGGTCTGGGGCGAGGTCGTCGGCATGGTCAACCGCAGCAACAAGCGGATCGCCGCCCTGATGCGCGATGCGGTGGTACGCGACCTCGACGGCGACACCCTGGTGCTGACCGTCAAGTCCCCGGTACTCGCCCAGATGCTCGCCAACGCCTCCGGCGTGCTCACCGACGCTCTCTACGAGGAGCTGGGCGGGCGCTGGCAGATTCGCTGCGAGGTGGCCGGCGAGCAGCGGGCACCGGCGTCGGCAACCCCGCCCCGGCAACCGACCGGTCCCGCCAACAGTGGTCCAGTCAGCAATGGCCCAGTCAACAGTGGCCCGGTCAACAGCGGCCCAGCCACCGACGGCCCAGCCACCGACGGCCCGTCCGGCGGTGCCTCGCCCCGGGGCGGCGTCAACGGCTCGGCCCCGTCCGGTGGTGGCCGGGGGGCGACCGGCGGCCGGGAGCGGTCGACCGGCTCGGGCGGTGGCGGCGGCGCGGGCCGGGCTGGCAGCGGTTCGAGTGGCGCTGGTGGCGGTTCGAGTAGCGCTGGTGGCGGCTCGCCGTCCAGCGCAGATGACGACGACTGGCCGGAACCGGCCCGACCTGGCGGTGCCGCGTCGAGTGGATCCGCACCGGGTGGAGCGGCCGACGACGACTGGCCGGAGCCGACCCCACCCGGCGGGACCGCTCCCGCCAGCACCACTCCGGCGGCATCGCCCCTCGGCGGCGGCACCCACGCCACGGCCGTAGCCGGTGACCGCAACAGCACCGGACCCAACGGCAGCGGTGCACAGAAGGCCAGCGGGACCAGTACCAGCGGCGGAGCGGGCGGTGCTGCGGTCAGCGCCGGGCTCGCGGCGGCCCGTGCGGCGGCGGCCGGCCGGGGACCGAAACCCGCCCCGGCGGCGGAGCGGACGGCGGATTCGGACTGGGCCGGCGAGCCGCCCTACGACCCCGACTACGACGGCCCGCGCGCCCAGACCGGGAACGGCCACGACGGCCCGCGCGCCTCTACCGGGATCGGCCACGACGGCCCGCGCGCCTCTACCGGGATCGGCTACGAGGGCTTCGACCCGGGCGACGAGCCGCTCGACGAGGTGATCGACGAGCGGACCGCCCGGCAGACCAGCGAGCAGCAGGCGGTGCAACTGTTGCAGCAGACCCTCGGCGCGGAACGGATCGGCGAGGTCGACCTCAAGTAG
- a CDS encoding DUF2752 domain-containing protein — translation MREFSVPERLGVFGLGVAVAAAAWPYLTDATGLGLPCPSRVLTGVPCPGCGLTTAAVALVRGDLAGAAAANPVIVGLAVLTVVVLPLLALRTLGALPPPVRWSDRTRRRTEWAAALLACASWLFQVHRLGIT, via the coding sequence GTGCGCGAGTTCTCGGTACCCGAGCGGCTCGGGGTGTTCGGTCTGGGCGTGGCGGTCGCGGCGGCGGCGTGGCCGTACCTGACCGACGCCACCGGCCTGGGACTACCGTGCCCGTCGCGCGTGCTGACCGGGGTGCCGTGTCCGGGCTGCGGCCTGACCACGGCGGCGGTTGCCCTGGTCCGGGGCGACCTGGCCGGCGCGGCGGCGGCCAACCCGGTAATCGTCGGGCTCGCGGTGCTCACGGTCGTCGTGCTTCCGCTGCTCGCGCTGCGGACGCTCGGCGCGCTGCCACCTCCGGTCCGCTGGTCGGACCGGACCCGGCGGCGTACGGAATGGGCGGCGGCCCTGCTCGCCTGCGCGAGTTGGCTGTTCCAGGTACACCGGCTCGGCATCACCTGA
- a CDS encoding oligopeptide/dipeptide ABC transporter ATP-binding protein: MTDVQESGPTGQSANLVEVRDLKVHFPITRGVIFDRVVGHVKAVDGVDLAIPRGKTYGLVGESGCGKSTLGRALLQLTRPTGGQVNFDGVELTGLPPNRLRAMRRRMQMIFQDPMSSLDPRQNVESILVEGLQAHGIGADRNARRDIITRTLDAVGLPKWALSRYPHEFSGGQRQRIGIARALVLGPELIVADEPVSALDVSIQAQVVNLLDELQDELGLTYLVIAHDLAVVRHISDVVGVMYLGALVEEAPSDRLYREPLHPYTRALMSAVPVPDPEVEDRRERILLAGDLPSPANPPAGCRFHTRCPWAQPTRCADERPVLRQIGESRVACHWAEQIASGEIRPHRVSAEIVRPEDEGEAPGVVSAPSEPGSFV; this comes from the coding sequence ATGACCGACGTACAGGAGTCCGGTCCGACCGGGCAGTCCGCGAACCTGGTCGAGGTCCGGGACCTCAAGGTGCACTTCCCGATCACCCGGGGCGTGATCTTCGACCGGGTCGTCGGGCACGTGAAGGCGGTGGACGGGGTCGACCTGGCCATCCCGCGCGGCAAGACGTACGGGCTGGTCGGCGAGTCCGGTTGTGGCAAGTCGACGCTCGGCCGGGCCCTGCTCCAGCTGACCCGGCCGACCGGCGGGCAGGTGAACTTCGACGGTGTCGAGCTGACCGGGCTGCCGCCGAACCGGCTCCGCGCGATGCGCCGCCGGATGCAGATGATCTTCCAGGATCCGATGTCGAGCCTGGACCCCCGGCAGAACGTCGAGTCGATCCTGGTCGAGGGCTTGCAGGCGCACGGGATCGGTGCCGACCGGAACGCCCGGCGGGACATCATCACCCGGACCCTGGACGCGGTCGGGCTGCCGAAGTGGGCGCTGTCCCGCTATCCGCACGAGTTCTCCGGCGGGCAGCGGCAGCGGATCGGCATCGCCCGCGCCCTCGTGCTCGGCCCCGAGCTGATCGTCGCCGACGAGCCGGTCTCCGCGCTGGACGTGTCGATCCAGGCCCAGGTGGTGAACCTGCTCGACGAACTCCAGGACGAGCTGGGGCTCACCTATCTGGTGATCGCGCACGACCTGGCGGTGGTGCGGCACATCTCCGACGTGGTCGGGGTGATGTACCTCGGCGCGCTTGTCGAGGAGGCGCCGAGCGACCGGCTCTACCGGGAGCCGCTGCACCCGTACACCCGGGCGCTGATGTCGGCGGTGCCGGTGCCGGACCCGGAGGTGGAGGACCGGCGGGAGCGGATCCTGCTCGCCGGTGACCTGCCGTCGCCGGCGAACCCGCCGGCCGGCTGCCGCTTCCACACCCGCTGCCCGTGGGCCCAGCCGACCCGCTGCGCCGACGAGCGGCCGGTGCTGCGGCAGATCGGCGAGAGCCGGGTGGCCTGCCACTGGGCCGAGCAGATCGCCAGCGGCGAGATCCGGCCGCACCGGGTGTCGGCGGAGATCGTCCGGCCGGAGGACGAGGGCGAGGCGCCCGGCGTCGTCTCCGCGCCGAGCGAGCCCGGCTCGTTCGTCTGA